The genome window ttctatgattccatggACCTAAGAGAGGGAGTAAAACTCCTGCAGAGATACTGCTGGGAAAGAAAGAGACATAGGCAGCATAGAGACAGAGGAAGAGAGTATGGGTGAGGGCCCGGGGAGAGGCAAAGCGGGGTATGATTATGACTAGAGAAGAAAGTGTCAGAGAAGTGCAAGTATGAGCTGGGCCAGTATGTAGATTGATTGACTGCAATGAGTTATTAAGAATAGATTACAGTATTATGTAGTAATTCCCACATCTCAAAAAATCTGAATTGCTAATACAGTAAAAGATTATTCTTCCCCCTTctaatcatagaatgtcagggttggaagggacctcaggaggtcatctagtccaaccccctgctcaaagcaggacaatccccagacagacttttttCCCCAGATTCCTAATTGGCCCCCtccaaggattgagctcacaacctgggtttagcaggccaatgctcaaaccactgagctatccctcagatGCAAGTTTGCTTTTCTACTCTGAAAGGAACTGGGATAAGTCAAATTGTCTCCATTGTCAAATTAGGATAGCACATATAAAATATGTTAATGCTGTTTGTATTTTTTAAGCAATGCTGGCATTCGGTCTCCATCAGTTCTAAATGACCAGGGTTGGCTAAGCAGGTGACAGAAAGATGCAACTTTGTGCATATCTGACTAGAAAGGGATTATTTTGTTACTAGACTATTGAAAGGGAAACAGTCCTCTCataaaataacagaaaatggCTTTATTTATTGCAAAATTTGGTggaacagaatcatagaaatctaTAGTAAAAACACACAGATGCTTGTGGGTATCCCTGTAAAAAACTGAGTTTGTAGCAAAGTTTTCAAGTTGGCCTGCAGTAACTTTTGGAGTGACATGCCTGATATCTTCCTATACTAAAGCATTTAAATCATTTTCTCCATTGTGACTAGGTCTAGGATGACCTATGAAAATTTCCTCCTTAAGAAATATCACTTATGCCCCTTAATTTGTATAATTAAATCTGTGTGGCCTTAAGTGCATATCTTTGTTTTTGGCAGTCGGGGCCATCTCCATGACCCAGAATTTAGcattattgctttttaaaaagctttacaaatctttaatacagtttaatataataatacatttttattttacttttataaaataaaaacagctttATTGTTTGGAGATAAACATTCTTATACAGAGTTCGCAGCTGGAATGTTGTGCTGTGCTGTTTTTTAAACAGGCATTAATTTTCCTATCACAGCCCCTTTATTCTGAAACATAAATTTGAAAACATATTGATGAAAAAGGAGAGACCCTTACTGAGTGTATCTCAACTCATCAAACTGTGTTTGAATCATACCATCGTTAGTATGCAGTATGTTTGATGGACAAAGTAGCCAATTCTCTCCTCGTGCCACTGCTTTGCACATTGAAATGAGAATAAATTCCAATGTCCAACTTCCGTTTTATTGTACCGTACAGTACATCAGCTTatatgccctgatcctgcaatcagatccaccTGGGTCCGCACAGAGTCCCATTAAAGGTCTTCCTACATGGATCTACTCACAGGATCGGAGCCCTTATGATTAGACCTGTGAGTTTGCAACAGTGATATTTTCTGATTTCATGTTGTAAATGCAGCGGTTACGTTGTGAGAAATGATGGGTAAGCTATTTTATAAGTGGTGTTTCATATGGTTACAAATGCAAGTAATTTTTATGTTGAATCACAGTAGTGATTTGTATTTCAGGGAGCTGCTGTCTGATGATTTGAAAAAGTGGATATTTTCTACGGGGCTGATTCAAAGTCTACTGAAATCCattcttccattggcttcaatggggtaTGAATTAGGCCTTAAAACTACTGAAGTGAAGGGAAGAGTCCCCAAAATGGAAACATCCTGGGCCCACGTTGCTGGGTTTGCCAGGTGCAGGATATTTCAGAGCTTTATTAGGATCTTAGTCTACATTCAACCAGGGTTTAGTAAAATCACACTAATCAAGAGGCCCTTTTTAAAATGAGTCTGATGGTCTCCATTTTTTCTCTTAGTGGATGACATTCAGCTAACCAAGAGTTATTTTACTAAAGACCAATCCTAAATGTTTATCAAGACTGAAAGCCTCTTTTATTTTACTAGGAAACTGTCCCTGAGGCTGGGTCATGGTTGAGCTACACAGACCAAATAAGGTGCTGGGGACTGAAAAGTAGCTGATTGTCATGTAGGCTGAGAGCTTCAATTGCAAGTATTCTCTGCAGTCTTTCAGAATAAATGTTATCAGTCACTTTAAAGGAACACTTCAACTGTCTTAGTGCTGTGACTAATAATTGAGATAATTCAAacggaaagttttaaaaattgaattcacTTTCACCGTTCATGCTGTTTATGTAATTTTTGTGCAGCTTGGACATTGACTCTAAACTAGCTAGCTGTGTTTTTGCTGCGAGTCATTTTCCttttctggttctcatgcactagTTTAATACTGCAAAGTCTGGGGAACATGGAAATCCGAACAAAACACTATTTTAAGTGGaactaaaaaaaattgaaatatatgTGGGCACTGAACCTATGATGATCCAGTCTCTTTGTTGTAAAAGAAATGTGCTCCAGAAAAGCTGATGTCAGTACATACCTGTCTTTTATCACATGATCCAGAATCTGAAGGAGACATGCACTGTGCAGGGCATTCCCACTCTTTATTTTGAGGAGACAGCACCAGTCAATGAAGGCCCAAAATTTAGAggatgtttggtttgttttttaaaaaggattaacaACATCCATAATTAAATATGAATTTCTTAAATTTTTAATTGTTGAAATAAGAACAAAAGTAAAATCTTTGAGTGAGAACAGTGAGTGTCTCCTCTGACAGTCTGCAATAAACTCTGAGAACAAACTGGCTTCTGAATTCAGTGCAAGGAGAGCACAGAGAAATATAAATGTGCAATTTGCAGAAAACAAAACCCATCACAGATTCTTGGTTACCTACTTCACCCTCTCCATATCACGAAGGTCTCATACAGGTTCAGAAGTGTTAACAATAGAGCTTTACTATATGGAATGGTTACAACTATTGCTAGGTCCTAATATAGCACTAAGGACTAATCCTGCAAGGTTCTGACAgacctcaactcccactgaagtcctcagCTGTCACTAAAGTCTGTGGGAGTTGAGGACACTTGGCACCTTGTAGGAACAAGCCCTAAGTGCTACTAGTGAAAATCCGATCTGCTGCTCCGGCTCCTGCCAGTAGGTACAGCTGTATTTAGCCAGGAAACAGTAGTATTATTAGTGACTGAGGGGATAAGAGGAGATAAAGAAGAAAAGGGCAGAGAGGAGAAGAGATGATAGATGTTTGAGTTCTTATCTTTCAGCACACACCATACACACACTAGGGTCCCAAGCCTGCAAATCTTCATTCAGAGACTGACTTTGCCACCCTTGCTAACATTCAGTAGGACCTTACTTCAAAAgtatcccattcatttcaataactCTTACAGTGAAGTATTAGGGGATATCAGGAATCCAAAACCAGGTCTTCAGTGAATGATCATTACTCCTGTAAGCAACCTCACTGATTGTAGAGAAATAAGGTTATGCTAGAATACTCTTACCCTCTATCTGTAAAGGGGACTCCTTCACTGTGGAAATGCACCTCAACCCATCAGTAGAAACCtgtaatgagatttttttccttttttggtaaAACAAACAATTCTGTGTATCTCCTGTGTCTTTGCCTTATTCTGAAGTCAACTCTCCCTTGACTGCAATCAAAAGAGATCAAAGGAGTTCAGCAGAGCTATAGACATAGCCCTAGCATCCATTACCTCCGCTCTGTTGTTGTCAGCAGCCATTTGATTAATTACTAAAATTTAAATATCAAGGGCATTCAAGGTGGGATATGAGGTAAATCATGTAACTGACTCTTCATTCCATCCTGGCTTCACCTGATATCCCATTTTGAACTAGTGGGAGAGCAACAGTTTGAGGCCTTCTCCCCGTGTGATTTGTGCTGTAATTATTACAAGAATAattgaaggaaggaaaaaaacaaaccctgcacACTATAGCACAGTACAACTTTGTCACCCAATGGAACAGGCCCATGGAAAAGAAGTTCAAGCTCTAGGAATTCTTTTAGGGGTGTTCTATAGGGGGTCAGATCacatgatcatagtggtcccctctggccttagaatctataagTGGCATTCCTTTTAAGATTTGAGGTCAGTAATATGACACTAGATTCATTTTCACAGCTTTCCTTTACAATGAAACTATCAGTCTGAATAAAATCACTACCAGATGaggatatttgtgtgtgtgtgtgtgtgtgtgtgtgtgtgtgtgtgtgtgtgtgtgtgtgtgtgtgtgtgtgtgtgtgtgtgtgtgtgtgtgtgagagagagagagagagagagagagagtgtgagtgagagAAGGGGGGTAGGGTGGGATTTCATGCTGCTAAACTTTCACATAATTATGTGATAAAAGAGGGTTGCTAACTTCCCTCTCACCATGCACTCCAAAAACTAAATGCTTCTGTTGAAGAAGCAATGTTTGTCTTCAGTGAACTCCACAGTAAGACAATCAGCTATTTCTGAGTAGTGTggctgttgttttgttttttaaatgaaaacaacaaTCTTGACTGGACAAAGCAGAAGTGTGCAGGCACGTGGCATGGATTTGGACAGCTTGTTATTTTCTAAGCAGCATAAcccatttttgttgtccttcccCTCTTCCAAATAAATGTGCCTTCCTCCAAAACTGTACTTGTGTGAAAATCAGATAGTGGTAACATTAGATGCAGTGTGAAGATGGTTATAAGACTGTCTGTAACATTTATATAATATGTTTCATGATCAAATGCTTTGCAGTTGGAGATGCCATAAAACAAGCTTTCAAAGACAGCAGTAGGTACTTACCAAGAAAAACACAGCAATCATGTAGTCCTTAGTGCATAGGAtttaggggtggggtgggaggtaggCAAGAGGGTTGTAAGGAAATACAGAAAGCACTTTACTACTTGCATTGTTTTCCGGGGTTTGTTAAGggagaaagaaacaaacacaccaaaactccccctcccccccatgattGGTGCTAGGTAATACAGCACTATTTTCTAATGTCTCTACctagtctaagggcttgtctacacttaccgggggatcgaTGTGCGGTGATCGATGcatcggtggtcgatttagcgggtctagtgaagacgtgcTAAAATGACCATAGATGGCTCTCCCCTCAGCTCCTATACTCCACCTGATCAAGAAGCGTAAAGGGagtcgatgggagacgctctcccatcgacgtCGCGTaagtgtggaccccgcggtaagtagatctcagctatgtcgatttgagttacgctattcaggtaattcaaattgcatagcttagatcgacttttccctttagtgtagacagggcctgggacaggggttctcacaacaatttttttggtggctgCTCTgataatttttcctaaaataattaactttaggaaaaacaaatatgtgCAAATATACATGTCCAAATGTATTTCTGTAGAGTttctttttgcagactcaataataaacaTAACATACAATTGTCTCTATTCATTACTGgatctaaacagaatagaaacacacaTAAGGTGTTTTGcacatttttgtctttttttggtttccttttcttttttggctgctttttaaaagacttgctagctagtaagtctgctgctgtgaaaagtaatacttgttaatatcacttttcatagcagacTTACTACatagctgggaggctgtggaaAGTGACattaaacatacaaatatcaattTTCACAGCAGGCTTACTCAACCCTGGCAAGccaggggacaaattaagccctgatggggaggtgggtagagAGACAGCGGGGGCCAGGGATGATGCAGGGGTGGTGGTGAGCCAaaggccagcagctgctgccataTGGCTGGGGTAAAGACCCTTGACTAAAGCCTTCcacctgccacccagggctgaagcccgaagCTGGAGCCTCACTGCCCCAGGGAAGGTGGGAACTCAGTGGCTGCCTGCTCTTCTGGTGTTTGTGGATCCATGAATGGTCAGAGTCCAACCCCTGCTGATGACCCTGGGGAAGGGTCCACTGCCTCCCCCAAGTCACTGCCCAGGAGgttgtggccacaagaaaagctcctgatggctgcatttgagaaacactggcctaaGAACCCCATTCCCTTCTGTGCAAGTTATTCCCAAGTAGGAGAGTGCAAACTCTTTATAGCAGTAGATCCATTATGATCTTCATGGCTCACCAGAGGTCTGTGAGAAGCCAGGGGCTTCTAATACAGAGGATCCTTGTGTCCACATTTCTACTGAgacctctctctctggcccctgGACAGTGTGACTTCAACAAATGTGTTGCCATGGGGCCCTTAACCATGCATGTTCTCAGACCTACTTCCTTTGGGTACAGCCTGCATTACAGAGACAGAACTTGTTCAAGTTTCCAGATGCTATAACTACTCAGCTTTGGTTGGGACTGGAGAGGAGTCTCTGGCAGAGTCAGGCTGGCTTCCCTGTATTGGTCCCTCCCCACCCTGGGAGTTAAGGGGCTGCCACTGAATTTGCAATGAATGAGAAACATTCCCCAGAGCCAGTTGTCCCCCTTCCATGCCTTCAATGACCAGATCTATGGTTTGGGGCCCTGCTGTGCtcaggggaagagaggggaagtCCCTGTCTATTATTAGGTACTTGATGTGGACGGTGATGAATGTTAAAAAttggttttgtgaaaacagagcATGGAAACATCACAGAATAGGTCAGCCATGAATAAAACTGTAAAGTGGTCTTCATTCTGCATTAAACTGCTGGGAGGGGATTCAACATttgcactgacacacacacatatgcaaagtgttatttttttttaatgttcactGAGTTTTGCAGAACATGCATGATGAATATTAAACAAAGCACCGATGTTCCCTGTGTCCCTGCCACAGCCTGCACTTCATTCTCTGGTATGTGGGGTgacttttaaaaaccttttttttaaaggtcatGCTGTTTATGTTGCATAATATAGAATACATTTCTACTGTAAATCAGAAACATGCTTTCCAGCCTGCTGCTGTGCTCCACGAATGTGAACAAAATTTGAAAGCGCAGGTCTCTGCCTCATGTGGAAAGAATAgtggaaaatatttaatatgGAAGTAGGGGGCTGGATGGCTCCATGGACTAGTAATGAACTATGGAGGCCTTACTTCTAGGCCTCTGCCAAATGGCACTCTCTAGACTTGTCTACTCTAGGAAATTTTTCCGTTGCTGACAATGGGTGCAGCTGAGCCAATGCTGAAAATTATTTCTTTGCACCAAAAGATGTTCAGCATCACTTTAGAAAATGGTTAAGACTTAATATTATCTAATACACGCCCATTTCCCTTGTCTGAAAACCTGATGAGCAACTGTACCCAACACCAGAGGTTTTCCTCCCAATGTGTGAACACATTTAGTGCACCAGTATTGAAACTGTTGTAAGCCTCCTGTTTGATGTTACTAGTCAAGGGCCTGCCATTCCTGATCAACCTTATAAAAATTGCACATTTTTGGGTGATAACTATCAGGTCCCTGGACCAAAAAAAGGACCACTGGACACAGCAGAACAAGGTGGAGAGTTAGAAAAGTTGATATATATAAGGGGGAGCTGTCACTCCATCTGGATTCTTGACCACACACTCTGTAAAACCAATAAACACTCTGGTCAAAAGATGCTCATCTCCTTTCTCTTGCCAGGTAAACCACTGCTTAGGAACTGGACTTTTTGAGCCAAGCATTCTTGAAACCCTCCTGCATAGGCAATGCAGTAGGAAGCTATCTAAGGTAACGGAGTGGGTTAAAGGTACAAATCTAGATCCTTTAAAAAGGTTAATCATCACATAGTGCAAAGGAGCGAACAGCTTTCAGGAAGACAATTGAACAGGGGCCAGTAGGGGGCTGGATTGCACAAAGATACCAAGGTAGGAACATATGTTTCAAAAGCCATAAGAGAAATATAAAGGAGATGAGCTGCCTGGAGCCAGTGGTAGTGAAGCTGCGAAAGAAAGGACTATGAGTAGGTAAATGAACAGCTTTCCTGAGAGTGTAGGAGGAGAAAACTGATTgaggattagatttttttccacccaagTATAGGAGCAGTAAATCTCACATGAAATTGGTATTACATGCTTTTGAACACTGGGGATTCTGATATAAGTACCAATTTGTGCAGTGCTTACTAGAGGCTGGCAAATGCTGGGAGTACTACTGCCAAAAGATGGAGAGACAACATATCTAAACACACCAGGAAAGACCCTCAATGATGAGTTATTTCCACAGGTGCTACTTTGAACAAGCTAGTGTGTAACCTCTACTGATGAAGGCATATGGGGAGGTAGTAGAAAAGAGGGTGCTCCTAAGACCAACTCCTGAAGTTATATGCAATACATAACACATTATACTGGAAGGGAGCAATGCTAGCAACATAACATATGGAGAACTAACTATAACAGTAGGCCATAAGTATTAGGAATGAAGTGACCAATGTCTGAACCAACTCCTATTTATCATGGCCCAATTTACATTAGAATGTGCGAAATACCCTTCATGCCACTTTAATATAAGCCACAAAACCAGGAACATGTTCATCTTTAAGGTTATGGAAGGAAGAGAAGCAGAGTAAACTTGGCTCCCATTTCTCTACTCTACTACATGTACCTCACTACATTCTCAGTTCCTGAATTAGTCCTGTCACTTTCCCAAGCACAAGGGTAAAAATAACAGAAAACTCTGCTAATTTTTGTAGCctcattttttattataaaaatgatGTTTGTATTAGGAAATACAACcactataatataaaatatatgaaaagTGCAGTAGGAAAATCAAACAAAGAAAGCATTTCCCAAAAGAGGGAAATGACCATACATTAAAGAAATGGGTTTATACCAGATTTCCATTAAAGTCTAGTCACAAAACTGAtaggagaaggaagagaaattCTTTCAAAGTGTCAACATACAGATGATAAAAGCTAGTTAATGTAGCTTCATATTAATAAAACCATATACACAGAAGAACCTCCACAACATTTCTATAATAAGGTTTGTGGTGGTAgttatatctttaaaaaaacaaaacatgaaataTCACTGATGCATGAGGATATCGTTAGTCATTAAATATGTTAATTTTGTGCTAGTACACTATCTTCCATTAAATACAGCAAAACAGTagaacaaatatatttaaatataatacaTCAAAGAGAAAATACACTACTTTGGATAGCCAGAGTCAACATCaacaaaagtgaaaataaaacaagAGAATTATAGTCCATCTCCATCTTGTATGGGAATGCCACAGCATTCACATATTCCACCCAATGACCTCATATATCAGTGCCCTCAACTGCCTGGCTTCATATGTAACTGTGTTTTTCCCACTGTGCATCCTCTCTTCTTCAAGTGGTTGCTCAATAACAGCGGGGATGTTCCGGCCATATAGTTCACACTGCTCTAGAAAATGCACACACTCTTGGATAACACTGTCACGCAGCATGATCATGTGCTTGGACATGTTCTCCAGCAAGGACAGGAAGCACCTTTTAGCATAATACCAAGTATCTGTGCCTAACTTTTTGTTATAAGGCTCCAAACTTTTAATTACCCTCGAGATGCCAAAGTCATAGTTTCCTTTGGCACAATAGAGTGTGCCGATCACTAGGTTAACGATGCAGAGGTGGTAGATCTTTTTATCAGGGTCGTCATAGGAGAGCTGCTCTTCTTCCTTCTCAATCTTCCTCATCAGCTCCTCTGCCTCTTCATTCTGACTGGTCATGATGTAGGAGACACAAAGGTTGGCTAGCACAATGGCACTGACTTGCAGGATGTTATCATAGTGCTTCTTGACAATGGGCTCATAGAAGCCAATGGCCTCTTTGTACTTGTTCTCCTGCATGAAGAGCACATGAGCCACATTCAGCTTCCACACCTCGTGTTCATTGCAGAACTCCACTGACTTGCGAAAGATCTTCTCCACCATAGTGTAATTCTCCATGTCCCAATATATCTTGGCCTGGGCCATCAAGATGGGCACATATTTCTCCAGAGTCTCATCATATTCATTAACTGCCTTCTTGACAGCCTCATCATCCCGGTTTTGCCTAGCTTCCTGCACCTGCTTAGTGAGCTTTCTCAGCTGCTCAGTCATTGTCCCTGCCAGATCATCTAGCTTGTGGAAGGCCTCTTCAGGAGCAGTTTGACATGTAATCATGGCATCCAGGAAGTTGTAAAGATAAGGTGAGAGTAGCTTGTAGGTCAGATGGGCATTCTCTGCCAACACATCGGCAGCCAGGTCATAGTATTGATGTTTACAGTACAGCAGCAACAAGTTCCCAAAGGTCTCTGGTGGGCAGGGGTTCTGTTGCAGAAGGAACTGCAATTTCTCAAACCCTTCAGTGGGACGGCTGTCCATGTTCATCAATGCTTGGTTGTGCAGGGTGACAGGGTCCAGCTCTTCCTCGGCCCGTGGTGGCATGTCTGTGAGTGCCTCCTGGGCTGCTTCCAAGTTGCGTAGCTGGTACTCGATGGCAGCTTTGAGATTGAAGGCCTCCACCAGGGCAGTGCGGTGCAGGAGCAGTGTGTTGCCCACGCTGCGGACGTCGATGCCCTCGGTGGTCATGCCCACACTGAGCTCGGGGTGCTGGTGGATGCCGCGCTCAATGATATCAGAGATGTGTTTGAGGGCAGGTGCATATTGCTTGGCTGCGTAGCAGCATAGCGCCATGTTGTAGGACAGCTCAGGGCAGTAGCCCAGCACCTGCATGGCACCCGCAAATTTGCCACAGGCCTCCTCGT of Chrysemys picta bellii isolate R12L10 chromosome 11, ASM1138683v2, whole genome shotgun sequence contains these proteins:
- the IFT70B gene encoding intraflagellar transport protein 70B — encoded protein: MAGAAPIPDGEFTAAIYGLIRAGRFAEAVGILGSELQNSCRSRAGLSLLGYCYYQLQDFAAAAECYEQLGALHPELDEYRLYQAQALYKAGLYPEALRVASPLLDVPAYQGRALRLQAAAHYAQGDLSAAKSLVEQVLASAAESSPGAAEDPSELPDAEVNLGCLLYREGRHEEACGKFAGAMQVLGYCPELSYNMALCCYAAKQYAPALKHISDIIERGIHQHPELSVGMTTEGIDVRSVGNTLLLHRTALVEAFNLKAAIEYQLRNLEAAQEALTDMPPRAEEELDPVTLHNQALMNMDSRPTEGFEKLQFLLQQNPCPPETFGNLLLLYCKHQYYDLAADVLAENAHLTYKLLSPYLYNFLDAMITCQTAPEEAFHKLDDLAGTMTEQLRKLTKQVQEARQNRDDEAVKKAVNEYDETLEKYVPILMAQAKIYWDMENYTMVEKIFRKSVEFCNEHEVWKLNVAHVLFMQENKYKEAIGFYEPIVKKHYDNILQVSAIVLANLCVSYIMTSQNEEAEELMRKIEKEEEQLSYDDPDKKIYHLCIVNLVIGTLYCAKGNYDFGISRVIKSLEPYNKKLGTDTWYYAKRCFLSLLENMSKHMIMLRDSVIQECVHFLEQCELYGRNIPAVIEQPLEEERMHSGKNTVTYEARQLRALIYEVIGWNM